A stretch of DNA from Pseudomonadota bacterium:
TTGCAGTTCTGGCAGCGACGGTCCTTGCGCGACTCCCAGTAGGCCCAGTCGACCTCGGTCCAGAACGTCTCGAAGTCATCGTAGTACTTGTCGCCGATGAGATAGCACGGGCCCTTCCAGCCTCGCGGGGTGAAGTTCACCGTCGAGTATGGCGAGCAGGCGAGCTCACGCAGTCCGGCGGCGAACTCGAGGAACACCGGGGTGGCCGAGATCTTGTAGCGCTTCGAGAGCGCCATGACGCGCTTGAAGCGGTTGTGCATCTCGTCGCGGGTGAGGAACACGTCGCGTTCGACGCTCTCATAGTGATAGCCCGGCGAGATGAGCATGCCGTCGACCCGGAGATCCTTGAGCATCTCACAGAGGCGCTCGACCTCGTCGATGTTCGTCTCCTTGAACACCGTGGTGTTGGTGAGGGTGAGGTAGCCCCGCTTCTTGCTCTCGCGAATCATCTCGATGGCCTTGTCGAAGACGCCCTCACGGTCGCACACGTAGTCGTGGGTCTCCTTGGTGCCGTCGAGGTGCACGTTGATGAACAGCTGGCGGCTCGGCGGAATGACATCGAAGACCTTCTTGTCGAGCAGCAGGGCGTTCGTGCAGAGAATGATGTACTTGCCGCGGCGGATGAGCTCGCCCACCAGCTCGGGCAGCTCAGGGTACAGGGTCGGCTCGCCTCCACAGATGCTGACGATG
This window harbors:
- the hpnH gene encoding adenosyl-hopene transferase HpnH, giving the protein MRFPLDFSIAQARYMSAQRRKGHKRFPTVLMLEPLYTCNLACLGCSIERHTGKLKDRLSVEKCLEAVEDAGVPIVSICGGEPTLYPELPELVGELIRRGKYIILCTNALLLDKKVFDVIPPSRQLFINVHLDGTKETHDYVCDREGVFDKAIEMIRESKKRGYLTLTNTTVFKETNIDEVERLCEMLKDLRVDGMLISPGYHYESVERDVFLTRDEMHNRFKRVMALSKRYKISATPVFLEFAAGLRELACSPYSTVNFTPRGWKGPCYLIGDKYYDDFETFWTEVDWAYWESRKDRRCQNCKMHSGFEASAVEEAQRSIKSMIQLAAWHLTG